The Pseudomonadota bacterium nucleotide sequence GATCTGGGGAAGGCCTACCTCGATTCAGGCAACGTGCAGGCAGCTCGCGAGATGCTCGAGTCAGCCCTGCTGCTGCTGCCGGCAGACGCACGGGGCATGCATCTGATGGGCATGGCGATGGCCGCGCAGAAGAGCTGGAAGCGCGCGCTCGAGCATCTTTCCGACGCACTCGAGCGTGAACCGCACAATCCGGACATCTTGTCTGACATCGGACAGGTCTATGAGCAGATCGGGGAGCCGGAGAAGGCGTTGAAGGCCCTCCGCTCCGCGGTCAGCCTGTCTCCGCGGAAGGCCTCGCTGTATGAGCGAATGAGCAGCGTGCTCAGCGGTCAAGGGCGCTACGACGAGGCGCGTGACGTGATTCGCAAGGCCATGCTGCTCGACGCGCGCAGAACCGATGTCTACCACAACCTGCTCGGCCGCGTGTATGCGCGAGAGGGACAGTGGCAGAAGGCGGCCGCCGAGAACGAGCAGGCCAGGGCATCCAACCCCTATGTGGCCGCGTACACCCTCGACCTGGCGCGCGCGCTGTCGCAGCTGGGGCGTGCGAGCGACGCCGTGAACGAGCTTCGACGCGCGCTCTCGACGCTGTCGCTCTCTGATGCGGAGGCAAAGGAGCTTCAGGGCGAGCTCGACCGGCTGCGTACCGTCGGCTGACCGTCGATGACGTCAGCCTCAACTTCCGACGTCTATGCCGACGTCGTTGTCACCGTACCCAGCCGCGGCGTTGATCGGGCCTTCACCTACCGTGTCCCGGCGTCGCTCTCCACCCAGGTCGTCAGCGGGGTCATCGTGCGGGTGCCGTTTCACGGGCGCGAGCTGAGCGGCTGGGTGGTGGCGGTGCATGCGTTCCCACCGCCCGCGCTGGAGGCCAGCAGCATTCGTGACATCGTCGGGGTTACGGGAGGGCAGGGCTTGCTGCCGCCCGATCTCCAGGATGTGGCCCAGTGGATGCAGTCGTTCTACGGTTGCCTGCTCGTGGAGGCCTTTCAGGCCATGGTGCCCGAGCCGGTGCGTGCGGCGCTAGGAGCGAAGCGCGCCCGCGGAGAGGCAGGGCGGATACGGGTGGCTACCCTCGCTCCGAACTTTGCGATCTCGGCATTTGAGCAGCTGGCGCAGCGCCTGGGAGGGGACGAGCGACAGGCCCGTCGCCTCGTCGAGACCCTTCAGGCGCGGGGGGCTGTCCCGCCTGCGGAGCTGCTGGCGCTTGCGCACGCGCGGCGCGAGATCTTGAAGCGCCTGCACGATGAAGGGTTCGTTCGCTGGCGCGTTCAGCCCCCTCCATCGCCCGGAGACGATCGGCGCAGCGCTGCTGCGACGCTGGGGGGCGCCGCCGTGGAGACGCTCAGTCCGCATCAGTGCAAGGCCGTGGAGACCATCGTTGGCCAGGCCGAGACGGGGCGCGCGCGGGTCGTACTTCTGCACGGTGTGACGGGCAGCGGCAAGACCGAGGTGTATCTGAACGTTCTGGAATCCGTCATCGCGCGGGGGCGACAGGGCCTGGTGCTGGTGCCAGAGATCTCCCTGACGCCGCAGGCGGTCGATCGCTATCGTCGCCGTCTGGGCGATCGGGTTGCGGTCATGCACTCCGGCCTCACGCCCTCCGAGCGGGTTGAGGCGTGGTGGAGCCTCAAGGAGGGTCGCATGGCCGTGGGGCTCGGCGCGCGATCGTGTGTGTTCGCGCCCATGTCTGATCTGGGCGTGGTCATCGTTGACGAGGAGCATGAGGCGTCGTACAAGCAAGAGCAGTCGCCTCGCTACCATGCCCGTCAGGTGGCCATACGACGGGCCATCGCGAGTGGCGCGACCGTGGTTCTCGGGAGCGCGACCCCCTCGCTCGAATCGTACTACTGGGCGGAGCAGGGCAAGTACGCGCTGGTCGAGATGCCGACGCGTGTAGAGGAGCGTCCGCTGCCCACAGTCGAGGTGGTGAGCCTGCAGCGTCGCAGGCGCGATGGCAGCGTGCGGGCACTTGGGTACGTGCTGCGCGAGCGCATGGCCGAGACCCTGGCCCGTGGCGAGCAGGTGATGCTGCTGCACAACCGGCGGGGGTTTGCATCGTTCCTGATCTGCACGGCCTGCGGCCATCTCCCGCGGTGCCCGCGATGCGAGATCAGCTTCACGTTCCATGCCTCCCCCGCGCGGATGGTCTGCCACTACTGCCTCTACGAGACATCGCCACCGTCATCGTGCCAGGGGTGTGGGGGCTTTGAGATGACCCATCAGGGGGCCGGAACCCAGCGGGTCGAGGAGGAGGTGATGGAGGCGTTTCCTGGGGTCCCCCTGCTGCGCATGGATCGGGACACCACGCGTCAGATGTCTGATCATCGCCGCCTGCTCGAGCAGTTCGCGAACCGTGAGGCGCAGATCCTCATCGGTACGCAGATGATTGCCAAGGGGCACGACTTCCCGGACGTCACGCTTGTGGGCGTCGTGCTTGCCGACACCGGTCTTGCGCTTCCGGACTTTCGCGCCGCGGAGCGCACGTTCAGCCTCCTGACGCAGGTCGCGGGCAGAGCGGGACGTGGTCGTGTGCCAGGGCGGGTGGTGATCCAGACCTACAATCCGGAGCACTATGCCATCCGCCACGCGGCGGCCCAGGGATACGGCGGGTTCTACGCAGAGGAGCTGGCCGCTCGCAAGGAGCTCGAGTACCCCCCGTTCACGCATCTCATCAACGTGATCTTGAGCGGGGAGAGCGGCGCCGACGTGGAGCGGGCCGCCCAGGCCATGGGATCACGGATGCGCGCCCAGGTCGCCGCAATGCCCTGCGTGCTGCTCGGCCCGGCCCCGTGCGCGCTCCCGCGGATTCACCGCAAATCACGGTGGCATCTGGTGTTCAAGTGCCGTCAGGTGCAGGAGATCATGCCGCTCATTCGAACCTATCTCCGAGAAAATGCGTCGGCAGGCGTCTCTGCGGCCGTCGACGCCGACCCCATGTCGATGCTTTGAACGCTGATGCGTCAGCCCGCCTTTCGTGTAGCGCTGCGCCCGACTCATCGACCATGGCGTCCACGGAAGGAGACATCATGCGGAACGGTTTTCGTCTGGGGGTATGCGCGTTCGCGCTCTTGATGCTGACGGCCGGGAGTGCGCCCAGGCCGGCGTTGGCGCAGTCGACGACATTGTTTGTTCGCAAGGCCGAGCTACAGAGCGTCGTGCGCGCAGGCAAGCTCTATGCGCCGGCAGCCGATCTGCTGCGTGCCATGGGCCTTCAGTGGACGGTTGACGGAACCACCGTGCGGCTGTCGGCCGGCAAGGCGGGGGGAGCGGCGCTGAGCGCCAAGGCGACCTCGTTCACATTTGCGTTCCCGAGCGGGAAGGTGCTCACCTCTGAGGTTGTGGCCATCAAAGGAGAGGCCTGGGTGCCGGTTCGCTCCCTGGCCGAGATGGCGGGTGGAACCTATGTGGCTGCTCCAGGGGCCGGCATCGTGCAGGTGGTGCTCACGAACAGTGCCATCAGCCAGAAAGATCTCGATCGAGCGGTTCGTGACTCGAAGTCGCAGCCGGGCGTGAGCGCGCCTTCGCTCGTACCCACAGGCAGCGGATCGACGTCCGGAAAGGGCGACGCCGCAGACAGCAAGGCCGAGGGCGGTGCAAAGACCGCCGATGCCGGCGCCAAGAAGTCTGACGGGAGCGCGGAAGACGAGAAAGACCCCATCGAGGTTGTGAGCGTCGACTACATGAACCCCATCATCCCCGGCAGCAAGGTGCCCGCTGAGGTGCGGGGTTCGGCGACCATCAAGAACTCTGCTGACAAGCGCGTCACCAACGTGAAGTTCACCGTGGAGATCCGCGA carries:
- the priA gene encoding primosomal protein N'; this translates as MTSASTSDVYADVVVTVPSRGVDRAFTYRVPASLSTQVVSGVIVRVPFHGRELSGWVVAVHAFPPPALEASSIRDIVGVTGGQGLLPPDLQDVAQWMQSFYGCLLVEAFQAMVPEPVRAALGAKRARGEAGRIRVATLAPNFAISAFEQLAQRLGGDERQARRLVETLQARGAVPPAELLALAHARREILKRLHDEGFVRWRVQPPPSPGDDRRSAAATLGGAAVETLSPHQCKAVETIVGQAETGRARVVLLHGVTGSGKTEVYLNVLESVIARGRQGLVLVPEISLTPQAVDRYRRRLGDRVAVMHSGLTPSERVEAWWSLKEGRMAVGLGARSCVFAPMSDLGVVIVDEEHEASYKQEQSPRYHARQVAIRRAIASGATVVLGSATPSLESYYWAEQGKYALVEMPTRVEERPLPTVEVVSLQRRRRDGSVRALGYVLRERMAETLARGEQVMLLHNRRGFASFLICTACGHLPRCPRCEISFTFHASPARMVCHYCLYETSPPSSCQGCGGFEMTHQGAGTQRVEEEVMEAFPGVPLLRMDRDTTRQMSDHRRLLEQFANREAQILIGTQMIAKGHDFPDVTLVGVVLADTGLALPDFRAAERTFSLLTQVAGRAGRGRVPGRVVIQTYNPEHYAIRHAAAQGYGGFYAEELAARKELEYPPFTHLINVILSGESGADVERAAQAMGSRMRAQVAAMPCVLLGPAPCALPRIHRKSRWHLVFKCRQVQEIMPLIRTYLRENASAGVSAAVDADPMSML